AGGCAATCGAATGTGCGGCGGAGATATCAGGGAGCCGACAAGAAGATgtacagaagaaaaaaattgtgttcTCGAAAAAATATGAGCGAGATTGGATGGAGCCGATGATTTTTCAGTTTGAATACGGAAAACAGTACTTGGTATCGCCGGAGATGTGTCATAGAATGGAGACTGCCTGGAGAGAGGACCGATGGATCTTATCGGAGATGATATCTGACAAGAAATATTCAGGGATTTCGAAGCAAGAGAATAGGCTTGGTGAACTTCTTTTAGCTCCCAGAGGGAAGTTCTTTCCTACGTCACTGTTGTTGAATTCAAAGGATTATCAATTTCGAAGACGATTAGGCACCGGAGGCAAGTACAAAGAGATTCAATGGATGGGTGAAAGCTTTGTTGTCAAACACTTGATCGGAGAGATTGATCCAATTGCACAAGAAGTATCTCTGCAATCTTCAGTCACTCATCCGAATGTGATGCATATTATGTATGCATTTGCcgatgaagagaagaaagagagtTTCTTGCTAATGGAACTCATGCATCGAGATCTCTCGGGTTATATCAGAGAAGTAAGTTCCTCGAAGCGAAGAATTCCGTTCCCTCTTCTCATAGCGGTGGACATAATGCTGCAGATTGCACGAGGAATGGAGCATCTGCATTTGAGAAAGATTTATCATGGTGAGCTGAATCCTTCCAATGTCTTCGTAAGAACAAGGAATTCTTCACATGATATCGGTTACTTGCAAGCCAAGATCACTGGTTTCGGTGTATCAGCAATGAATCAGACACCCAGTGACACATGTATCTGGTACGCGCCCGAGGtattagaagaacaagaacGATCTGCAGATTCAACTGCTTTTAAGTATAGTGAGAAAGCAGATGTGTATAGTTTCGGAATGATATGTTTCGAGCTTTTGACCGGTAAGGTGCCTTTCGAGGATAGTCATCTTCAAGGAGGTAAGATGAGCAGAAACATCAAAGCCGGAGAAAGGCCGTTgtttccatctccatctccaaagTACCTTACTAATTTAGTGAAGAAATGTTGGCAGGCCGAGCCATCACAGAGACCGAATTTCACATCTATTTGTCGAGTGCTCAGATATATCAAGAGATTCTTGCTTATGAATCCTGATCATAGTCAGCTGGAATCTCTGATGCCGAATGTTGATTATTTTGAGCTCGAGATGAGCCTGTCCAAAAAGTATGCTAGCTGGGCAAGGAAAGAGCCTTTGCAAGTATCAGAGATACCATTTCAAATGTTTGCTTATAGGATCTTAGAAAGGGA
This genomic window from Dioscorea cayenensis subsp. rotundata cultivar TDr96_F1 chromosome 20, TDr96_F1_v2_PseudoChromosome.rev07_lg8_w22 25.fasta, whole genome shotgun sequence contains:
- the LOC120251222 gene encoding mitogen-activated protein kinase kinase kinase 7, with protein sequence MEQFRQIGEVIGSLKVLMVFQDEIRINQRQCCLLVDAFDLAFDVIKEEIHKNLCFSERLTKWKALDQPLKELQRIFREGEHFIRQCLETKDWWGKAVLMNQSTECVDFHLHNLLWCIPVILEAIECAAEISGSRQEDVQKKKIVFSKKYERDWMEPMIFQFEYGKQYLVSPEMCHRMETAWREDRWILSEMISDKKYSGISKQENRLGELLLAPRGKFFPTSLLLNSKDYQFRRRLGTGGKYKEIQWMGESFVVKHLIGEIDPIAQEVSLQSSVTHPNVMHIMYAFADEEKKESFLLMELMHRDLSGYIREVSSSKRRIPFPLLIAVDIMLQIARGMEHLHLRKIYHGELNPSNVFVRTRNSSHDIGYLQAKITGFGVSAMNQTPSDTCIWYAPEVLEEQERSADSTAFKYSEKADVYSFGMICFELLTGKVPFEDSHLQGGKMSRNIKAGERPLFPSPSPKYLTNLVKKCWQAEPSQRPNFTSICRVLRYIKRFLLMNPDHSQLESLMPNVDYFELEMSLSKKYASWARKEPLQVSEIPFQMFAYRILEREKNSMNIIKDKSSESGSEDASLCGDETARNLCTLDDSLSGSVTSSKSSLGSSDTPKSSQVSTDRNKNSSTKKVNRKDRKETGQRQKVKPVRPLQTTRMNSRRNLQPSVVPSPRRTSGNSADTELP